The Kluyveromyces marxianus DMKU3-1042 DNA, complete genome, chromosome 6 genome window below encodes:
- the AAN1 gene encoding Aan1p, whose amino-acid sequence MLSKKLVRQVDLRFQDTNYKTVTSMDYLSTNYGQRTARIIYSFISCIHRKINHDVSKISDEMISKVMRPMDKLKLFLLLVMLSQRGGPDYWMDKHGKSNELDDEEEGEEGEEVEEGRLKGVKKKPKLFCTLLENVMRENIKKSFDESVYDENYVYSSIWANFMEGLINHYLERVIIPKSERKVCQQLYKPMMKIISLYNEYNDLIEKSESSGLMNGGESENLENKLANAQKLLWKARQDIPKTISKELTLLSDMYSTLSVDEQDYQLDQFVCCAEEYIELVYLPSLIDVLFTNCGSLDFWKIMFVLEPFFYYIEDLPDETSSLDIEVLDIEDELEKEPSKPDPRVATLEKICEVAAKERWI is encoded by the exons ATGCTTAGCAAGAAATTAGTGAGACAGGTAG ACTTGAGATTTCAAGATACAAACTACAAGACAGTAACTTCTATGGACTATTTGAGCACTAACTATGGACAGCGTACGGCACGGATTATATATTCGTTTATTTCGTGCATTCACAGGAAAATCAACCATGACgtttcaaagatttcaGACGAAATGATTTCGAAAGTAATGAGGCCGATGGACAAGCTCAAGCTTTTCCTATTGTTGGTGATGCTTTCGCAGCGTGGGGGTCCTGACTACTGGATGGACAAGCATGGAAAGTCCAATGAGCTGgacgatgaggaagaaggCGAAGAGGGCGaggaagttgaagaaggtcGTTTAAAAGGTGTTAAGAAGAAGCCCAAGCTCTTTTGTACGTTGTTGGAGAACGTTATGAGAGAGAACATTAAGAAGAGTTTTGACGAGTCTGTATATGACGAAAACTACGTTTACAGTTCGATATGGGCGAATTTCATGGAAGGGTTGATCAATCATTACTTGGAGCGGGTTATCATACCGAAATCTGAACGGAAGGTTTGCCAGCAGTTGTACAAACCCATGATGAAGATTATTTCATTGTATAATGAATACAACGACTTGATAGAGAAGAGCGAAAGCTCTGGTCTGATGAATGGTGGCGAGTCTGAGAATTTGGAGAACAAGCTAGCCAATGCACAGAAGCTTCTTTGGAAGGCTAGACAAGACATTCCGAAAACCATCAGTAAGGAATTGACCTTGTTATCAGACATGTATTCTACGCTTAGCGTTGACGAACAGGATTACCAGTTAGACCAATTCGTTTGCTGTGCTGAAGAGTATATAGAGCTGGTCTATTTGCCCAGTTTGATTGACGTTTTATTTACCAATTGCGGGTCGTTAGATTTTTGGAAGATCATGTTTGTTCTGGAACCATTCTTTTACTACATAGAAGACCTTCCTGATGAAACAAGTAGCTTGGATATTGAAGTCCTTGACATAGAGGATGAATTAGAGAAGGAGCCAAGTAAACCTGATCCTAGAGTAGCAACGTTGGAAAAAATTTGCGAAGTCGCGGCCAAAGAAAGGTGGATATAG
- the LHS1 gene encoding Hsp70 family chaperone LHS1 has translation MRIIVLFLAFLQCFSGCLAAVVGLDFGTHYAKEMVVSLKAPLEIVLNPESKRKDASALAIRPWADQDYLERYYGTSAMSLAARFPSMTFMHLKSLLGKHYEDNLFHYHKEHPGLHFVKDGSRNSIAFPIGDGESTLSVEELVGMSLRQYVERANHLLAENHDSDSVRSVSFAIPEYFNQAQRLSLLDAARLAKIRQPYLVNDAIAVAIDYASKKRSFEPGKKHHYVIYDMGAGSTTASLVSILQPEDTSLPLNIEFLGYGHTEALSGSTLTLAIYDILENQFLQAHPEIRTHQFESDHSAKTRLVQAAEKAKLMLSANSEAPVSVESLFNDLDFKTTVTRAAFEEYVADSRSLVIEPIFTALKTSFENDGQTEKLTVKDLDSVILTGGSTRVPFVKEQLEEHFGSSLISKNVNSDESAVHGAAIRGVQLSAEFKTKPMNITDRTTHAFAVTVQGTNEQQVVFNAGSVYPKTTTLQLPGSGSGSDSKTNTLHLELLEDEKAFKNIDIQVDSKIQVAKLNNCSSEVNYNVTLSLDSNQIFDVDEVVAWCSAPKVQESNENKDNDTDSSAATLPTEVVVKQVIPFTAEYTNVKPLTEEEKLERLNKLNKWDQKDKIRLERQRLLNDLESSLYAARELLDDASELEHPPNNYIKQLESIIEEYLETLNEPSAIKTKDIKDMKQNLAKRQEKLETYIKYSNEALDDKQFEQLLKQGDALLEKITSIEKKKVEDLFPLAEKFESLGLNVTSEYFRVKPPKSKVVPESLVDKVVDKLHSQLEQIKELLDGELSEYSREELLDNKLNLDVIYTEVEKIINRITAEHKYRLKLLQSVYERRLLASKQAEEHVDEPQNIKPEDTHSNKNSTDDTREEKEKKGSEQVEFEQDEL, from the coding sequence ATGCGAATAATTGTGTTGTTTTTAGCGTTTTTGCAGTGCTTTAGCGGGTGTTTAGCGGCAGTTGTGGGGCTTGATTTTGGTACGCATTATGCGAAGGAAATGgttgtttctttgaaggCGCCATTGGAGATTGTTTTGAACCCTGAGTCCAAGAGAAAGGATGCTAGTGCGTTGGCTATTAGGCCGTGGGCAGATCAAGATTATTTGGAGCGTTATTATGGTACGTCAGCGATGTCTCTAGCGGCTAGATTCCCATCTATGACGTTTATGCATTTGAAGAGTTTATTGGGGAAGCATTACGAGGACAACCTGTTCCATTACCACAAGGAGCATCCTGGGTTGCATTTTGTGAAGGATGGGAGCCGTAATTCGATTGCTTTTCCTATTGGAGATGGGGAATCGACGCTATCTGTGGAAGAACTTGTAGGTATGAGTTTGAGACAGTATGTGGAAAGGGCGAACCATTTGCTTGCTGAGAACCATGATTCGGACTCTGTGAGGTCGGTTTCGTTTGCTATTCCGGAGTATTTCAACCAGGCTCAAAGGTTGTCGTTGTTAGATGCGGCTCGCTTGGCTAAGATCAGACAACCGTACCTTGTGAACGATGCGATTGCGGTTGCCATCGACTATGCTTCTAAGAAGAGGTCTTTTGAGCCGGGGAAGAAACATCATTACGTTATATACGATATGGGAGCTGGGTCTACCACGGCGTCGCTAGTTTCTATCTTGCAGCCCGAAGATACGAGTTTACCCTTGAATATCGAGTTTTTGGGATACGGCCATACTGAGGCGCTATCTGGGTCTACATTGACGCTGGCGATCTACGATATCTTGGAAAACCAGTTCTTGCAGGCACATCCGGAAATTAGAACTCATCAGTTCGAATCTGACCACAGTGCGAAGACCAGGCTAGTACAGGCTGCAGAGAAGGCTAAGTTGATGTTGAGTGCCAATTCCGAGGCGCCAGTGTCGGTTGAGTCTTTGTTCAACGATCTCGATTTCAAGACTACGGTGACTAGAGCagcatttgaagaatacgTCGCAGACAGTAGGTCGTTGGTCATCGAGCCTATTTTCACAGCGTTGAAGACCtcttttgaaaatgatggCCAGACTGAAAAACTTACCGTGAAGGACTTGGACTCCGTTATCTTGACAGGTGGTTCTACAAGGGTTCCATTTGTAAAAGAGCAGCTTGAAGAACACTTTGGATCTAGCCTGATCTCTAAAAATGTGAACTCAGATGAATCTGCAGTTCATGGCGCTGCCATTCGCGGCGTTCAATTGTCTGCGGAGTTCAAGACCAAACCAATGAATATCACTGATAGAACAACGCATGCATTCGCTGTCACGGTGCAAGGAACAAATGAACAGCAAGTAGTTTTCAATGCGGGATCCGTATACCCAAAGACGACGACTCTACAGCTACCAGGCTCAGGCTCAGGCTCAGATAGTAAAACAAACACTTTGCATTTGGAGTTGTTGGAAGATGAGAAAGCATTCAAAAATATAGACATACAGGTTGATTCAAAGATACAAGTGGCAAAGTTAAATAACTGTTCTTCTGAAGTCAATTATAATGTAACATTATCTTTGGATTCCaaccaaatatttgatgTGGACGAGGTGGTAGCCTGGTGTTCTGCTCCAAAAGTACAAGAATCtaatgaaaataaagacAACGATACCGATTCAAGCGCAGCAACACTACCAACTGAGGTTGTTGTCAAGCAGGTTATTCCATTCACAGCGGAATACACAAATGTTAAGCCATTAacagaagaggaaaagtTGGAAAGGTTGAACAAGCTCAACAAATGGGATCAAAAGGACAAAATTAGACTCGAAAGACAGAGATTGTTGAAtgatttggaatcatcGCTTTATGCGGCCAGAGAGTTGCTAGACGATGCATCCGAGTTAGAACACCCACCAAACAACTATATAAAACAACTTGAGTCTATTATCGAGGAATACCTTGAAACCCTAAACGAACCTTCCGCAATCAAAACCAAGGACATTAAAGATATGAAACAAAATCTGGCCAAGAGACAAGAAAAACTAGAGACCTACATAAAATACTCTAATGAAGCCTTGGATGACAAACAATTTGAACAACTTCTAAAGCAAGGTGATGCACTTTTAGAAAAGATCACTAGTAtcgagaagaagaaggtcGAGGATCTCTTCCCATTAGCAGAGAAGTTTGAATCACTAGGATTGAACGTTACCTCAGAATATTTCAGGGTCAAACCTCCTAAGTCAAAGGTTGTGCCTGAATCCCTTGTTGATAAAGTTGTGGATAAGTTGCATTCCCAGTTGGAACAAATTAAAGAGCTCTTAGATGGTGAACTATCAGAATACAGTCGAGAGGAGCTATTGGATAATAAACTAAACCTAGATGTTATTTACACCGAGGTGGAGAAAATTATCAATAGGATCACAGCAGAACACAAGTATCGTCTAAAACTTCTACAATCCGTCTATGAAAGAAGACTTTTAGCTTCAAAGCAAGCTGAAGAACATGTAGATGAACCACAAAACATCAAACCAGAAGACACTCACTCAAATAAGAACTCCACAGATGATACACGCgaagagaaggagaagaagggGAGTGAACAGGTTGAGTTCGAACAGGATGAATTATAA
- the MUD2 gene encoding Mud2p — MSGEDYMAALRNKILAEVGTTKGESKGGDAGKDARQGSQVGGSNGGGNSSSNWGRSNSTSSSSSRFNDTRRGNYGGENRKQDSRRGPVPTGPSSGRQSRFQWNSGGNNNNNTSSGSSNGSRFQPNRRPEKKPVHSRNNNGQDGSSVPPWSRPSGDMNANGNVNSSNNNRSRFDRSRGRTFHRQSPSPDQAFADANRRRNASNRVTAVHSEESVFANVTDVRFNKMVIISPMTPGFSEHVVVGSTIKKFVESLDYDVGATENKVENVSVEKNRIIIEFNKVSLVPIVLACQKHLETILSSQFIWQRPSSYIVDTSNKDPILSENVHALMKLEPECEDESSTRQWLIDEKIEYTWIHFLKLKSGSNGDGNGNDAGNWVKALLYLPKSEDQVKLPMTIRPNHGTRRQDFKQITFENFATIAKSYEKKPSKVVCILNCVDPMDLKNENFVTEIKEAMMYGTPIQKCGEVESVQVPLPNPDFRNDIKHIHSSIGKVFIKFKDLVSAERAMILLPGTQFCQRTILCTYYSEVDYDMGIL; from the coding sequence ATGTCTGGAGAAGATTACATGGCCGCATTGCGGAACAAGATTCTAGCGGAGGTTGGCACGACGAAGGGTGAGAGTAAGGGGGGAGATGCAGGGAAGGATGCTAGACAAGGGTCCCAGGTTGGTGGGAGCAATGGTGGAGGTAATAGCTCTAGTAATTGGGGAAGAAGTAATAGCactagcagcagcagcagcaggtTTAATGACACAAGAAGGGGCAATTACGGTGGAGAAAATAGGAAGCAAGATTCGAGGAGGGGTCCCGTTCCTACAGGTCCCAGTTCGGGCAGACAAAGCCGTTTCCAGTGGAATAGTGgtggtaataataataataatactagtagtggtagtagtaatGGCAGCAGGTTCCAGCCGAACAGGAGACCAGAGAAGAAGCCCGTACACTCGAGGAATAATAATGGTCAAGACGGGTCGAGCGTTCCCCCATGGAGCAGGCCGAGTGGTGATATGAATGCCAACGGCAATGTCAACAgcagtaataataacaggAGCCGTTTTGACAGGTCTAGGGGACGTACGTTCCACAGACAGTCTCCATCACCGGATCAGGCATTCGCTGATGCTAACAGAAGGAGAAACGCTAGCAACAGGGTGACCGCTGTTCATTCTGAGGAAAGTGTTTTCGCTAATGTAACAGATGTGAGGTTCAACAAGATGGTGATCATCTCGCCAATGACACCAGGGTTTTCAGAGCATGTGGTGGTGGGTTCGACGATAAAGAAGTTCGTGGAGAGCCTTGACTATGATGTGGGTGCCACGGAGAACAAGGTCGAAAATGTTAGTGTTGAGAAGAACAGAATAATTATCGAGTTCAACAAGGTGTCGTTGGTTCCCATTGTGCTTGCGTGTCAGAAGCATTTGGAGACGATTCTTTCTAGCCAGTTCATCTGGCAGCGTCCCAGCAGTTATATCGTGGACACCAGCAACAAGGACCCTATTTTATCCGAGAATGTGCACGCGTTGATGAAATTGGAGCCCGAGTGCGAGGACGAAAGCAGTACGAGACAGTGGTTGATAGACGAGAAGATCGAGTACACTTGGATCCATTTTTTAAAGCTGAAGAGCGGTAGTAACGGTGACGGTAACGGTAATGACGCAGGAAACTGGGTGAAGGCGTTGTTGTACCTTCCAAAATCCGAGGACCAAGTGAAGCTTCCAATGACGATTCGTCCAAACCATGGGACAAGAAGACAAGACTTTAAGCAAATCACGTTCGAGAACTTTGCGACGATTGCCAAGAGCTATGAGAAGAAACCCAGCAAAGTGGTTTGCATCTTGAACTGCGTGGACCCCATGGACTTGAAGAATGAGAACTTTGTGACGGAGATCAAGGAAGCGATGATGTATGGGACGCCGATCCAAAAGTGTGGGGAGGTGGAGTCCGTTCAGGTTCCATTGCCGAACCCTGATTTCAGAAACGACATAAAGCACATCCATTCGTCTATTGGGAAGGTGTTCATCAAGTTCAAGGATCTTGTGAGCGCGGAAAGGGCGATGATTCTGCTTCCGGGCACGCAGTTCTGCCAGCGCACCATTTTGTGCACGTACTATAGCGAGGTCGATTACGACATGGGTATCCTATGA
- the FET3 gene encoding ferroxidase FET3, with translation MVSSSSFVVALLAWVSLAQAATHTFNWTTGWGTHNVDGNKERPVITCNGEFPWPNIKVQKGDRIQVYLKNGFDDRNTSLHFHGLFQNGTSMMDGTEMITQCPIAPGDTMLYNFTVDDNVGTYWYHSHTGGQYQDGMKGTLVIEDTKPYPYDYDEEVVVQLAEWYHDVVDVLDKKFMSVYNPTGAEPIPQNLIINNTRNLTWEVKPDTTYLLRIVNTGGFVSQYFWIEDHDLEVVEVDGIMVEKNTTSMIYITVAQRYTVLVHTKNDTSKNFAIMQKFDDTMLDKIPKDLELNATSYMMYNKDADKPKENFVDSLDDFLDDYYLTPLDKVELYDDPDYTLTVDVVMDNLKNGVNYAFFNNITYTAPKVPVLMTALSAGKDAVNSLVYGTNTNSFVLKKDEIVEIILNNNDTGKHPFHLHGHAFQVINRDRPYDDAIGEGPTPFDPEHHAPFPEYPMIRDTVYVNPQSNMVLRFKADNPGVWFFHCHIEWHLKQGLALVFVEAPEEIQKTASQQLTENHKNVCKNVGVEYVGNAAGNKDDFLNLKGENVQHKNVPKGFTKRGIVAMFFTCLSGVLGLIVLSIYGLMGMGKDEEEFIKDLGLNPEVVEKVDVGEIVTDEESSEPSKHN, from the coding sequence ATGGTatcgtcatcgtcgttCGTCGTTGCGCTTTTGGCATGGGTCTCGCTGGCTCAGGCAGCTACACACACGTTCAACTGGACCACAGGCTGGGGCACGCACAATGTTGATGGTAATAAGGAAAGACCTGTGATCACGTGCAATGGGGAGTTCCCATGGCCAAACATCAAGGTCCAGAAGGGCGACCGTATCCAGGTGTACTTGAAGAATGGGTTTGACGACAGGAACACGTCTCTCCACTTCCACGGGTTGTTCCAGAACGGAACAAGTATGATGGATGGTACAGAGATGATTACACAATGTCCTATTGCGCCAGGTGACACAATGCTGTACAACTTCACTGTGGACGACAATGTGGGCACATACTGGTACCACTCGCACACTGGTGGTCAGTACCAGGACGGTATGAAGGGTACCTTGGTTATCGAGGACACCAAGCCATACCCATACGATTATGATGAGGAAGTGGTGGTGCAATTGGCGGAATGGTACCACGATGTCGTTGATGTGTTGGACAAGAAGTTCATGTCCGTGTACAACCCAACCGGTGCTGAACCAATCCCTCAGAATTTGATCATCAATAACACCAGGAACTTGACCTGGGAGGTCAAGCCAGATACCACCTATCTGTTGAGAATTGTCAACACTGGTGGTTTCGTGTCGCAGTACTTCTGGATCGAAGACCACGACTTGGAAGTCGTGGAAGTGGACGGTATCATGGTCGAAAAGAACACCACGTCGATGATTTACATCACCGTCGCACAACGTTACACCGTCTTGGTTCACACCAAGAATGACACCTCCAAGAACTTCGCCATCATGCAGAAATTCGACGACACCATGTTGGATAAGATTCCAAAGGACTTGGAATTGAACGCTACCTCCTACATGATGTACAACAAAGACGCCGACAAGCCAAAGGAGAACTTTGTGGACTCCTTGGACGACTTCTTGGACGATTACTACTTGACTCCATTGGACAAGGTCGAGCTTTACGATGACCCAGATTACACTCTCACCGTCGACGTCGTTATGGACAACTTGAAAAACGGTGTCAACTACgctttcttcaacaacatcacTTACACCGCCCCAAAGGTCCCAGTCTTGATGACTGCTTTGTCTGCTGGTAAGGACGCCGTGAACTCATTGGTGTACGGTACAAACACTAACTCGTTtgtcttgaagaaggacGAAATCGTCGAAATCatcttgaacaacaacGATACCGGTAAGCATCCTTTCCATTTGCACGGTCACGCTTTCCAAGTCATTAACAGAGACCGTCCATACGATGACGCTATCGGTGAAGGTCCAACCCCATTCGACCCAGAACACCACGCTCCATTCCCAGAATACCCAATGATCAGAGACACCGTTTACGTTAACCCACAATCCAACATGGTGTTGCGTTTCAAGGCTGATAACCCAGGTGTCTGGTTCTTCCATTGTCACATCGAATGGCATTTGAAGCAAGGTCTTGCCTTGGTCTTTGTTGAAGCTCCAGAAGAGATTCAAAAGACCGCCTCCCAACAATTGACCGAAAACCACAAGAACGTTTGTAAGAACGTTGGTGTAGAGTACGTCGGTAACGCTGCCGGTAACAAGGACGATTTCCTAAACCTAAAGGGTGAAAACGTTCAACACAAGAACGTGCCAAAGGGTTTCACCAAGAGAGGTATCGTCGCCATGTTCTTCACCTGTTTGTCCGGTGTCCTCGGTTTGATTGTTCTTTCCATTTACGGTTTGATGGGTATGGGCAaggacgaagaagaattcattaAGGACCTAGGTCTGAACCCAGAAGTTGTCGAAAAGGTTGACGTTGGTGAAATTGTCACCGATGAAGAATCTTCTGAACCATCCAAGCACAACTAA
- the STV1 gene encoding H(+)-transporting V0 sector ATPase subunit a — protein sequence MSASGYSELEPSGMPEEAIFRSADMTYVELYIPSEVSREIVCILGNLGAIMLKDMNSGVSAFQRSHVDQIRRYDEVDRLVQYLVSVSNRHADATWKYTYHPVNGDDLLGANLETSTKNILRSLDRLTIESVDDMCDEIAQFETRVRQLDESLINLKQRLNRLIEERHVVFETGRFLEVNPGIGGRVRPSVDQEASQLLDQVSDFSFELDDPEDSGRNSSVEIAYHNKFMLTGSINRSKVATLNKILWRILRGNLFFHNIPIEEPLLEGDDMVEKDCFIIFTHGEVLLNKVRKVVESLNGHIFPIETEHRAIQNLNDKISDLEQICNTTEQTLHTELLIVNDQLPTWNVMVKREKYLYATLNLFRQESQAVVAEGWVPTSELDAVRNALKDFGEVSASASTAVLNVISTNKSPPTYHRTNKFTEAFQNIVDAYGVATYKEVNPGLATIVTFPFMFAIMFGDLGHGFILMLCGLILVLREKKISQMKRGEIFDMAFSGRYVILLMGLFSIYTGLLYNDVFSLSMTLFKSGWKWPSDFKEGDLIEAKQVGVYKFGLDYAWHGTDNALLFSNSYKMKLSVLMGFIHMTYSFMFSLVNYRYKNSRIDIIGNFIPGLIFMQSIFGYLSWAIVYKWSKDWIKDGKPAPGLLNMLINMFLSPGVVEEQLYRGQSFLQVILLLAALVCVPALLFYKPLMLKRQNQEAISKGYSDIHDQEIHERLQEAQESSEDNMIVADYSKEGEHSSFNFGDIMIHQIIHTIEFCLNCISHTASYLRLWALSLAHAQLSTVLWTMTIANSFSSKDSGSPLAVAKVVFLFGMWFVLTVAILVLMEGTSAMLHSLRLHWVEAMSKFFEGEGYAFEPFSFDVVEKQIESDE from the coding sequence ATGTCAGCTAGTGGATACAGCGAGCTTGAGCCCAGTGGTATGCCTGAGGAGGCTATTTTCCGGTCAGCAGATATGACGTACGTGGAATTGTACATTCCCAGCGAAGTTTCGCGAGAGATTGTGTGTATACTGGGGAATCTTGGGGCGATTATGTTAAAAGACATGAATAGTGGGGTTAGTGCGTTTCAGAGGAGCCATGTGGATCAGATTCGGAGGTACGATGAGGTAGATCGGTTGGTACAATATCTAGTTAGTGTTTCGAACCGTCATGCGGATGCGACGTGGAAATACACGTATCATCCTGTGAATGGAGACGATCTGTTGGGGGCGAATCTGGAGACGTCTACGAAGAACATTTTGAGGAGTTTGGACCGGCTGACGATCGAATCTGTGGATGATATGTGTGATGAGATAGCGCAGTTTGAGACTAGGGTGAGACAGCTTGATGAATCTTTAATAAATTTGAAACAGAGGCTGAATAGGTTGATAGAGGAGAGACACGTCGTGTTCGAGACCGGGAGGTTCCTCGAGGTTAATCCAGGCATTGGCGGTCGGGTTCGTCCTTCGGTGGACCAAGAAGCTAGTCAGTTGTTGGATCAAGTGAGTGATTTTTCGTTTGAGTTGGACGATCCAGAGGATTCGGGCAGAAATAGCAGCGTTGAAATAGCGTACCATAACAAGTTTATGCTAACGGGCTCTATAAACAGGTCCAAGGTAGCGACGCtcaacaaaatattgtGGAGAATCCTTAGAGGTAACCTCTTTTTCCACAACATCCCTATTGAAGAGCCTCTCTTGGAGGGCGATGATATGGTGGAGAAAGActgcttcatcatctttacCCATGGTGAGgtcttgttgaacaagGTTAGGAAAGTCGTTGAGTCCTTGAACGGTCATATTTTCCCCATAGAAACAGAACATAGGGCCATCCAAAATTTGAACGATAAGATCAGTGATCTTGAACAGATTTGTAACACTACAGAACAAACTTTGCACACTGAGCTTTTGATCGTCAATGACCAATTGCCCACATGGAACGTCATGGTCAAGAGAGAAAAGTATCTATACGCTACTTTGAATCTCTTCAGACAAGAATCTCAAGCCGTTGTAGCAGAAGGGTGGGTTCCAACCTCAGAACTAGATGCCGTACGGAACGCCCTCAAAGATTTCGGTGAAGTGTCTGCATCGGCTAGTACAGCAGTGCTAAACGTAATATCGACCAATAAGAGTCCGCCAACGTACCATAGAACTAACAAGTTCACAGAAGCATTCCAAAACATCGTGGACGCGTATGGTGTGGCCACATATAAAGAAGTTAATCCCGGTTTGGCAACAATTGTCACTTTCCCATTCATGTTTGCTATCATGTTTGGTGATTTAGGGCATGGATTTATATTGATGCTATGTGGGTTAATATTGGTTTTAcgggaaaaaaagataagCCAAATGAAACGTGGCGAAATATTCGATATGGCATTCTCAGGGAGATACGTCATACTTTTAATGGGTTTATTCTCCATTTATACCGGTCTCTTGTATAACGATGTCTTTTCATTGTCAATGACGTTGTTTAAATCTGGTTGGAAATGGCCAAgtgatttcaaagaagGAGACTTGATCGAAGCAAAGCAAGTCGGTGTGTACAAGTTCGGGTTGGACTATGCATGGCATGGAACAGATAATGCCTTACTTTTCTCTAATTCTTACAAGATGAAACTTTCTGTGTTGATGGGTTTCATTCATATGACCTATTCATTCATGTTTTCACTTGTCAATTATAGATACAAAAACTCTAGGATAGATATCATCGGTAACTTCATTCCAGGCTTAATATTCATGCAATCCATATTCGGGTATTTGTCATGGGCTATTGTATACAAGTGGTCCAAGGACTGGATTAAGGATGGGAAACCTGCACCGGGACTTTTGAACATGTTGATTAACATGTTCCTTTCTCCTGGTGTAGTAGAAGAACAGTTATATCGTGGACAAAGTTTCTTGCAAGTGATTCTTCTACTTGCCGCATTGGTGTGTGTACCAGCGTTACTCTTTTATAAACCActaatgttgaaaagacAGAATCAAGAAGCTATCAGCAAGGGATATTCAGACATTCATGACCAAGAGATCCATGAAAGACTACAGGAAGCTCAGGAGAGCTCTGAGGATAATATGATTGTTGCAGACTATAGTAAAGAGGGTGAACATTCGTCATTCAATTTCGGTGATATCatgattcatcaaattATTCATACCATCGAATTCTGCTTGAACTGTATTTCTCATACTGCTTCGTACTTGAGACTTTGGGCGTTGTCTTTGGCACATGCTCAATTGTCGACAGTTTTATGGACTATGACGATTGCTAACTCGTTTAGTTCCAAGGACTCGGGATCTCCGTTAGCTGTAGCTAAGGTTGTATTCTTATTCGGTATGTGGTTTGTCTTGACTGTCGCAATCTTGGTCCTCATGGAAGGGACATCTGCAATGTTACATTCACTACGTTTGCATTGGGTTGAAGCTATGTCGAAGTTTTTCGAGGGAGAAGGGTATGCATTTGAACCATTCTCCTttgatgttgttgagaAACAGATCGAAAGCGATGAgtga
- the BUB2 gene encoding Bub2p yields MSIEKFISQPPLIVHSSLSQLRYLVLSEGLSDQGHPRTRSHVWSILSRASLEKCTQDYLLLVQLGPPPANWISKIKNDTFRTLSTDEKFRAKVDESQLIRVLSCFAWDVLHHNNRKTSLPQLSPYVQGMNVLLAPFLYVCPTEPIAYKLFHTICYQMIPTYLNQSLSGVHVAAKLLDKCLKIIDPKLSKFLADNLLTAEIFGIPSILTLSACNKPLDQVIKLWDFMFAYGFHMNILFIVAQLVLNRQAIMVSDSPMNLLRDIPNINADEIITLGVGFLAKLPDPLYKNLVDHLTDESTASRL; encoded by the coding sequence ATGTCCATCGAAAAGTTCATCTCGCAGCCGCCGCTCATCGTCCACTCGTCGCTCTCGCAGCTGCGATACCTCGTCCTCTCAGAAGGCCTCTCAGACCAGGGCCATCCCAGAACCAGATCCCACGTCTGGTCCATCCTTTCTCGCGCCTCCCTCGAGAAATGCACCCAGGACTACCTCCTGCTGGTCCAATTGGGCCCCCCGCCCGCTAACTGGATctccaaaatcaaaaacgaTACCTTTAGAACACTCTCAACAGACGAGAAATTCAGAGCTAAAGTCGACGAGTCACAGCTCATTCGCGTCCTATCCTGCTTCGCATGGGACGTATTGCACCATAACAACAGGAAAACATCACTCCCGCAACTCTCCCCCTACGTCCAGGGAATGAACGTCCTGCTAGCACCCTTCTTGTACGTTTGTCCAACGGAACCCATCGCCTACAAGCTTTTCCACACCATTTGCTACCAGATGATCCCCACGTACTTGAACCAGTCGCTATCAGGCGTACACGTCGCCGCAAAACTCCTCGACAAGTGTCTCAAGATCATCGACCCGAAACTCAGCAAGTTTCTCGCAGACAATTTGCTCACAGCAGAGATCTTCGGCATCCCATCGATTCTCACGCTTTCAGCGTGCAACAAACCGCTCGATCAGGTCATCAAGCTCTGGGATTTCATGTTCGCTTACGGATTCCACATGAACATCCTCTTTATCGTCGCGCAACTCGTACTCAACAGACAAGCAATCATGGTGTCGGACTCACCAATGAACCTTTTGCGCGATATCCCAAACATCAACGCAGACGAAATCATCACGCTGGGCGTTGGGTTTCTCGCCAAGTTGCCCGATCCGCTATACAAAAACCTCGTTGACCATCTCACCGATGAGTCCACTGCATCTCGTTTATAA